Proteins encoded by one window of Tepidimicrobium xylanilyticum:
- a CDS encoding PDDEXK family nuclease: MVNSKRKGSQGEREFAKLCREHGFSEARRGQQFSGIEGKDVVGLDGIHIEVKRVEKLNIENALQQSIRDSKEGEIPIVAHRRNREEWKITMRAKDFFELYRAWREG; the protein is encoded by the coding sequence ATGGTAAATAGCAAACGTAAGGGTAGTCAAGGTGAAAGAGAATTCGCAAAACTATGTAGAGAACATGGCTTTTCAGAAGCTAGAAGGGGGCAACAATTTAGTGGAATCGAAGGAAAAGATGTTGTAGGGCTTGATGGGATACATATTGAAGTAAAAAGAGTAGAAAAGCTGAACATTGAGAACGCATTACAACAATCCATAAGAGATAGCAAGGAGGGAGAAATTCCAATTGTAGCACATAGAAGAAATAGGGAAGAATGGAAAATTACAATGAGAGCGAAAGACTTCTTTGAGCTTTATAGAGCTTGGAGGGAGGGATAA
- a CDS encoding nucleoside triphosphate pyrophosphohydrolase family protein, with translation MDEREVYKQALEKWGAEGQITMVFEEMAELQKELCKSLRGKENRIEIAEEIADVEIMLEQMKILFGIEEGVERHKTLKLQRLEGRLKRQEGQLWR, from the coding sequence ATGGATGAAAGAGAGGTTTACAAACAAGCATTAGAAAAATGGGGAGCAGAGGGTCAAATTACAATGGTATTCGAGGAAATGGCAGAACTTCAAAAAGAGCTATGCAAGAGTTTGAGAGGTAAAGAAAATAGAATAGAAATTGCCGAAGAAATAGCAGATGTAGAAATAATGCTAGAGCAGATGAAGATATTATTTGGGATAGAGGAAGGGGTAGAAAGGCATAAAACATTGAAACTACAAAGATTAGAAGGGAGACTAAAAAGGCAGGAGGGGCAGCTATGGAGATAA